The Candidatus Kryptoniota bacterium DNA window TCATGCGAGGAGGCGATCGAGGCGTTTCGTGCCGAACCGCCGCCCGAAGTGATCCTCCTCGATATCGGCCTGCCCGGGATGAGTGGACTCCAGGGTATCGCAAAATTCAAGGCGTTAAGCGCATCGACACACATCGTCATCCTAACCGTGCACGACGATGATGCCGACGTGTTCGACGCGATATGCGCAGGGGCATCGGGATATTTGTTGAAGGATTCCCCGCCTGAGAAGGCGATCGCTGCTGTCAAGGAAGTGCTTTCCGGTGGGGCACCCATGAATCCGCGAATTGCCCGACGAGTTCTTGAAATGTTCGCGAGGCAGGGAACTCCAAAGGGAGAGTACGGTCTAAGTGAACGCGAAAAAGAAATCCTGACACTACTGGTAGACGGCTTCACCCAAAAAAAGATAGCGAATGATCTATTCCTCAGTTTTCACACTGTGAACACCCATCTGAAAAATATTTATATTAAACTCCAGGTTCACTCCCGCACTGGAGCCCTCTCAAAAGTCTTCAAGGAAAAGCTGCTTTAGTCTACCCGTCTCTGCCATTTTAACCGTTTCCATCTCCGCAGCCTGAAGATCAGTCATAGTTGCAGTTGTCCATCCTGAACGTGTCGATCTTCAAAATACCGCAAACGCGGGATTGTGCAGGAGATGACTGAGCCTCACATTTGTCATCGTCAATTGGCGTCGCTGTGACTGAAGAGTCATCCGAAGCGCGTTGGCGACCATAAGTGTATCTCACAAAAGCTCGTGCAAAATCAAAGGGAGGCTGAAAGGTGAGGCGTTTGCGCCAATTCCATGTTACAATTCTTTCGATGTCATTCATCTGTAATCTCTCGCTCGTGCAATGGGTACA harbors:
- a CDS encoding response regulator transcription factor; protein product: MSKVGFELSRAKHEKVNVWLVEDNDYFRRTMEKLINATVEMKCVEAFSSCEEAIEAFRAEPPPEVILLDIGLPGMSGLQGIAKFKALSASTHIVILTVHDDDADVFDAICAGASGYLLKDSPPEKAIAAVKEVLSGGAPMNPRIARRVLEMFARQGTPKGEYGLSEREKEILTLLVDGFTQKKIANDLFLSFHTVNTHLKNIYIKLQVHSRTGALSKVFKEKLL